The genomic interval CTTAAGCTATGTATTCCGCAAGAACTAAAATCAAACGCCAACAAAGATTGTACATTGTGTGAATTATGTTCTACACCATCTCACAACAAAACTGGAATAAAAATGATCTAGGTTACAAAATTCACTAGAATTCGAGTACGAACGAACCGTATAATCCCAGCCATGTTTCTCAGCAAATTCCTTTGCAGCTTGTTCACTTTCAAAACTCAGTCCTGCATCACCCACATTGGCATAGGGATCACCTGTGGATGTCCAACCCATCAATGGATTTTCCCATCTGTCAAAATGTCAACCAGAAACAATATGAATTAGTATATGCTATGCACAGTGATGAAATTGAAGATTGCCAAATGCAGCTAATGAAGTTTGAAGCAAACTTACATATACTCCAATAATTAAAGTACTTGAACACTAATAGAGCATATGTAAATGTATTGCAGCAGATAACTGAAATGGGATAGAACAATTTGGGGGCTAATGCTCATGAACTAAAAATACTACTGTAAAATCTATAGAAGAATCTGATCCATCAATCCAAATCTTCCTGCAAAAATTGTTAGGAATAAAAAACATACGTACTTCTGTGTAGAAAGGAAATTAATTTTCCATTTCCCAACTTTCCCAGAACCTTGTTGTGATGCTGTTCGAGCAGGAGAGTATATTACGACCTGGGCATGCCCAAATTGAAATACTTCAAATTAAATTACTCTAACAATAACCAAGATTAATCATAAAAAGAGCGTTACCCTTCTTTTGAGATGCTGTTCGGGGATTCCAGAGACGATGCCGATATCGGGAATCGTGGTCTCCACCACCGTGTGAGATTCCGACGAGATCAATCTGGTCCCGGAGAAAAGTGGTGATCGGAATTTGGTGAACCCGTGTCGTAGAGAGCTCGCCATTTTTGGTTAGAGAGGGGCAACTTCTACGATTTTGGTTTAAACGAAGCAAAATCGGGAATCAGTAGATGACGCACCAGAAGGCCGAGAATGAAGTAATTATTCTCTCTATTCGCACGGCACGTGTCACTGTTATTTTGTGTATTTATCTAAACATATTAcgtcatgatataattaatatatacgcgatcacaaaaatttatttatatgaaCCAATTAAAACTAATTACAGTAAAAATATAGACCAAtaatattaaattaataagtcaGGTGGCGGGTAAAAAAACAACGTCAGAACTCAGAAGTCCGGGTATTCTAATTTATCAAGCCCACCGGTCAATCAATTTCATAAACAAATCGTGACGAAAAATGTAAAGAGTTTTGAGTGCACGGCAAGTGAATATAGCAATCTAATAGAAATTGTTAAAATTGATAATAGATGCTTGGTCCTCAAGTTATATTGACGATTAGAATTGAATCATGCGGTGCATACAACAATTCCTAATGAAAAAGATGATGATTTACTTTTGTTGACTTAGTATGTAACATATCTTTAGCCtctcaaaattattttaatgtaCATAACATTTCGTTATAAACACAAATCAGCAGCCTGGGTCTTTTTAATAGAGACTTGAGGCATGCAACAAAATGCCAAAGACTCGAGGCTATACCCCTGACGAAAACCGGACCAACAAGTCAAAAGCGACACCATAACATCGGTGCCGAAAATGACCTTTGCAAACCGGAACTTGAACGACATCTCCTACCGCAAATAGAACCACCATCCCCTCTCGATCCACTACCAACAATTCCCATGCTAGGGCACTAACTGACCCACCATAACTCTCGTGCAACAACCGCGTTAATGAATGTGCAATCGAAAGGGCattaaatttattttcctAATACCCTAGAGTGATTTAAGTttttgcgaaactctcaagaACCTCAAACAACTAACTTGTTCGAATTGAGATGAGAATATAGTCAAATTAAATTAAGAATTCAATTTGCCTACAACATAACAATTTATTATCTATAGACTAAAGTGGAATTTAGATGGAAGAATATGTGTCAAATACAATGACCATGTAATATATCTTACCATATACCTAATTTTGTGGCATAAATTAGAATTTAGATGGAAAAAtgtgtcaaatacaataaccATATACACTGTAATATTATCTGGCGGATAAAATTACCATTACATAATTTGTGCCGTAGAATCCACCTTACATCGCGGCCAGAAATTTGAGTTACCATAAGTCACATTCTGCTGAATGACACTTGTACCCCTAGCGATTCCCTGCATTTACTTCCTTACTGTGTTCTTAGCTCTATGCTCTCACCGCATCGAGGAATCATTCCTCACCGCATCGAAGAATCATTC from Argentina anserina chromosome 2, drPotAnse1.1, whole genome shotgun sequence carries:
- the LOC126783164 gene encoding NADH dehydrogenase [ubiquinone] iron-sulfur protein 4, mitochondrial-like isoform X2; this translates as MASSLRHGFTKFRSPLFSGTRLISSESHTVVETTIPDIGIVSGIPEQHLKRRVVIYSPARTASQQGSGKVGKWKINFLSTQKWENPLMGWTSTGDPYANVGDAGLSFESEQAAKEFAEKHGWDYTVRSYSNSS
- the LOC126783164 gene encoding NADH dehydrogenase [ubiquinone] iron-sulfur protein 4, mitochondrial-like isoform X1 — encoded protein: MASSLRHGFTKFRSPLFSGTRLISSESHTVVETTIPDIGIVSGIPEQHLKRRVVIYSPARTASQQGSGKVGKWKINFLSTQKWENPLMGWTSTGDPYANVGDAGLSFESEQAAKEFAEKHGWDYTVKKRHTPLLRVKTYADNFKWKGLPKSEEK